AACATGCGCCCCGAGCGCGAGTTCAGCCTGCCGGACAACTTCTGGGCGGTGAAGAAGCTCACCTACCGCATCGCCAAGCAAGACCGCGCTGCGCCGCTGATCTTCCTGATCGCAGGCACCGGTGCGCGGTATGACAGCAGCCTCAACGAATACCTGAAAAAGCTGTACTACCAGGCTGGTTACCACGTGGTGCAATTGTCGTCGCCCACCAGCTTCGACTTCATCAGCGCCGCTTCGCGCTTCGCCACCCCGGGGATCACCCAGGAAGACGCCGAGGACATGTACCGCGTAATGCAAGCCGTGCGCGCGCAAAACGCCTCGTTGCCGGTGACCGACTTCTACCTCACCGGCTACAGCCTGGGCGGCCTGGACGCAGCGTTCGTGGCCAAACTGGACGAAACCCGCCGCAGCTTCAACTTCAAGAAAGTGCTGTTGCTGAACCCGCCGGTCAACCTCTACACCTCGATCACCAACCTCGACAAGCTGGTGCAGACCGAGGTCAAGGGCATCAACAACACCACCACCTTTTATGAGCTGGTGCTGAACAAGCTGACCCGCTACTTCCAGCAAAAAGGCTACATCGACCTTAACGACGCGCTGCTCTACGACTTCCAGCAGTCCAAGCAGCACCTGACCAACGAACAGATGGCGATGCTGATCGGCACCTCGTTCCGCTTCTCGGCGGCTGACATTGCCTTTACCTCGGACCTGATCAACCGTCGCGGCCTGATCATTCCGCCCAAATACCCGATCACCGAAGGCACCAGCCTCACGCCGTTCCTCAAGCGTGCGCTGCAATGCGACTTCGACTGCTACCTCACCGAGCAGGTGATCCCGATGTGGCGCGCCCGCTCCGATGGCGGCAGCCTGCTGCAACTGGTTGACCAGGTCAGCCTGTACGCCCTCAAGGACTACCTGCACAACAGCCCGAAAATCGCGGTCATGCACAACGCTGACGACGTGATCCTCGGCCCAGGCGACCTCGGCTTCCTGCGTAAAACCTTCGGCGATCGCTTGACCGTCTACCCGCTGGGCGGCCACTGCGGCAACCTCAATTACCGCGTCAACGCCGACGCCATGCTGGAGTTCTTCCGTGGCTAAATATCTTCTGCTGCTCGCCGCCTTGATGTGCGCGGGCGTGGCCAATGCCGACAACAGCAAGGCACACGAGCCGATCAAGGTCGACTCCGATGGCTTCAAGGAGCCGCTGTCCAAGCTCAAGTTCAACCCCGGCCTGGACCAGCGCGAGTTCGAGCGTTCGTCGCTCACCGCCCTTAACGTCTATGACCCGCTGGAGTCGTGGAACCGTCGGGTGTACCACTTCAACTACCGCTTCGACCAATGGGTGTTCCTGCCCGTGGTCAACGGCTACACCTACGTAACCCCAAGCTTCCTGCGCACCGGCGTCAGCAACTTCTTCAACAACCTGGGCGACGTGCCCAACCTGTTGAACAGCCTGCTGCAACTCAAGGGCCATCGTTCCCTGGAAACCACCGGGCGCCTGCTGCTCAACACCACCATCGGCATCGCCGGCCTGTGGGACCCGGCCACGGCCATGGGCCTGCCGCGTCAAAGCGAAGACTTCGGCCAAACCCTGGGCTTCTACGGCGTACCCGGCGGCGCGTACCTGGTACTGCCGATCTTCGGCCCGTCGAACCTGCGCGACACCACTGGCCTGATCGTCGACTACGGCGCGGAAACCGAGATCAACTTCC
The Pseudomonas poae DNA segment above includes these coding regions:
- a CDS encoding VacJ family lipoprotein, yielding MAKYLLLLAALMCAGVANADNSKAHEPIKVDSDGFKEPLSKLKFNPGLDQREFERSSLTALNVYDPLESWNRRVYHFNYRFDQWVFLPVVNGYTYVTPSFLRTGVSNFFNNLGDVPNLLNSLLQLKGHRSLETTGRLLLNTTIGIAGLWDPATAMGLPRQSEDFGQTLGFYGVPGGAYLVLPIFGPSNLRDTTGLIVDYGAETEINFLNVSEVSSNHPEIWALRAVDKRYQTSFRYGQMNSPFEYEKVRYIYTESRKLQIAE